In the Streptomyces sp. WMMC940 genome, TGGGAGCAGGCATGTGGGGCTTCCCGGAGAGTTCGGGACACGCACCGGGCGCGGAACTCGTCGGATACCGCGTCGAGGCCACCGACGGGCCCATCGGCAAGATCGACAAGCACTCGGAGGACGTGGGGCGTTGCCACATCGTCGTGGACACCGGCCCCTGGATCCTCGGTCACCGCAGGCTGGTCCCCGCCGGGGTGGTGTCGCGGATCGACCGGGAACGGGAAGTGGTGTACCTGGACTGCCCCAAGGAGCAGATCAAGGAAGCGCCGGACTTCGAGCGGGGGCGGTACGACGACGCGGCCACCGTCCGGCTCATCGAGCAGCATTACGCGCACTGGCACCTGTGACGGACGGTTCGGTCGTCTGGCGCCCGTGGAGCCGGTTCAGCCGCCCGTGAATCCGGGGTGCGCGGGGCCCGAAGCCGCCCGC is a window encoding:
- a CDS encoding PRC-barrel domain containing protein — translated: MGAGMWGFPESSGHAPGAELVGYRVEATDGPIGKIDKHSEDVGRCHIVVDTGPWILGHRRLVPAGVVSRIDREREVVYLDCPKEQIKEAPDFERGRYDDAATVRLIEQHYAHWHL